The following proteins come from a genomic window of Chryseobacterium glaciei:
- the paaA gene encoding 1,2-phenylacetyl-CoA epoxidase subunit PaaA, whose product MDLEKFVQYVHDENKVEPKDVMPDDYRKLLVRQISQHAHSEIVGMLPEANWISRAPSLRRKMALLAKVQDEAGHGLYLYSATETLGNGTIRADRDATYDDMLEGKAKYSSIFNYPTLSWADIGAIGWLVDGAAIMNQVMLMGNSYGPYSRAMVKICKEESFHQRQGYEILMALCRGTKQQKEMAQASLNRFWWPALMMFGPNDDSSPNSKISMNYRVKRESNDSLRQRFIDVTVSQAEFLGLTMPDKDLKWNEERQHYDFGELPWDEFMEILKGNGPCNKKRLQTKVKAQQENLWVKEAAIAFAEKQEKISI is encoded by the coding sequence ATGGACTTAGAAAAATTTGTTCAATACGTTCACGACGAAAATAAAGTAGAACCAAAAGATGTAATGCCCGATGATTACAGAAAATTATTGGTTCGTCAGATTTCACAGCACGCGCATTCTGAGATTGTCGGAATGTTGCCGGAAGCGAACTGGATTTCCAGAGCGCCTTCATTGAGAAGAAAAATGGCTCTTTTAGCTAAAGTTCAGGATGAAGCAGGTCACGGTTTATACCTTTATTCTGCTACTGAAACTTTAGGAAACGGAACCATCAGAGCGGATAGAGACGCAACCTATGATGATATGTTGGAAGGAAAAGCGAAATATTCAAGTATTTTTAACTATCCTACATTAAGTTGGGCAGACATCGGAGCGATCGGTTGGCTGGTGGATGGTGCTGCAATCATGAATCAGGTAATGTTGATGGGAAATTCTTACGGTCCTTATTCAAGAGCAATGGTGAAAATTTGTAAAGAAGAATCTTTCCACCAAAGACAAGGTTACGAGATTTTGATGGCACTTTGTCGTGGTACAAAACAACAGAAAGAAATGGCTCAGGCTTCATTAAACCGTTTCTGGTGGCCGGCTTTAATGATGTTTGGTCCAAATGACGACAGTTCGCCAAACTCTAAAATCTCTATGAATTACAGAGTAAAAAGAGAAAGTAACGACAGTCTTCGTCAGAGGTTCATCGATGTTACCGTTTCTCAGGCTGAATTCTTAGGATTAACCATGCCTGATAAAGATCTTAAATGGAATGAGGAAAGACAACATTATGATTTCGGAGAACTTCCTTGGGATGAATTTATGGAGATCTTAAAAGGAAACGGACCTTGTAACAAGAAAAGATTACAGACAAAAGTAAAAGCGCAGCAGGAAAACCTTTGGGTAAAAGAAGCGGCGATTGCTTTTGCGGAGAAACAAGAAAAAATTTCAATATAA
- a CDS encoding enoyl-CoA hydratase/isomerase family protein has translation MYTQLDIETHFDGKLKIAYLNQPDTMNALTKPSLSDLKDFIKECSDDDTVRCVAISGRGKAFCSGQNLDDAFVQGNEHHDHDIIRKIVVDYYNPLVTEITKCKKPVVALVNGPAVGAGAMLALICDFVLAVDKSYFAQAFSNIGLIPDTGGTYFLPKLLGRQLANYLAFTGKRLSADEAKSYGLVAEIFNEEEFAPKSMEILEKMSNMPTAAIKLTKKAFAQSYTNTLREQLELEGDLQQEAAETEDFKEGVSAFLQKRKPNYKGK, from the coding sequence ATGTATACACAACTTGATATTGAAACGCATTTTGACGGAAAACTTAAAATTGCTTATCTCAATCAACCAGACACAATGAACGCTCTTACAAAGCCGTCTTTATCAGATCTAAAAGATTTCATTAAAGAATGTAGCGACGATGATACAGTAAGATGTGTGGCAATTTCAGGAAGAGGAAAAGCTTTTTGCTCTGGTCAAAACTTGGATGATGCTTTCGTACAAGGTAACGAACACCACGACCACGATATCATCAGAAAGATTGTGGTAGATTATTATAACCCTTTGGTGACAGAGATTACAAAATGTAAAAAACCTGTTGTTGCATTGGTAAATGGTCCTGCAGTAGGAGCTGGCGCAATGTTGGCATTGATCTGTGACTTCGTTTTGGCGGTTGATAAATCATATTTTGCTCAGGCATTTTCAAATATTGGATTGATTCCTGATACAGGTGGAACGTATTTCTTACCAAAATTATTGGGAAGACAATTGGCAAATTATTTAGCATTCACAGGAAAAAGATTATCTGCTGATGAAGCAAAATCGTACGGTTTGGTTGCTGAAATTTTCAATGAAGAAGAATTCGCTCCAAAATCAATGGAAATCCTTGAAAAAATGTCAAATATGCCAACTGCAGCGATTAAATTGACTAAAAAAGCTTTCGCTCAGTCTTATACAAATACTCTGAGAGAACAGCTTGAATTAGAAGGTGATCTACAACAGGAAGCAGCTGAAACAGAAGATTTCAAAGAAGGGGTAAGCGCCTTTTTACAAAAAAGAAAGCCTAATTATAAAGGAAAATAA
- the paaD gene encoding 1,2-phenylacetyl-CoA epoxidase subunit PaaD produces MQNNILNILTQVPDPEIPVINIVELGIVREAKVTSENSCEVTITPTYSACPAMFTIEEDIMKIMKENGWDAKVVTKMFPIWTTDWLTDEAREKLRVYGISPPEKGADEHHIGKPKKCPRCGSMHSKQISRFGSTLCKASYQCLDCLEPFDYFKCH; encoded by the coding sequence ATGCAAAACAATATTTTAAACATATTAACACAAGTCCCCGATCCGGAAATTCCGGTAATCAATATCGTGGAATTAGGTATTGTAAGAGAAGCGAAAGTTACGAGCGAGAATTCTTGTGAAGTAACTATTACGCCTACTTATTCTGCCTGTCCCGCTATGTTTACCATTGAGGAAGACATCATGAAAATCATGAAGGAAAACGGTTGGGATGCGAAAGTAGTCACCAAAATGTTTCCGATTTGGACAACAGATTGGTTGACGGATGAAGCGAGAGAAAAACTTCGTGTGTACGGAATTTCACCTCCAGAAAAAGGAGCAGACGAACATCACATCGGGAAACCGAAAAAATGTCCGCGTTGTGGTTCTATGCATTCAAAACAGATTAGCAGATTCGGGTCTACATTATGCAAGGCTTCGTATCAGTGTTTAGACTGTTTAGAGCCTTTTGATTATTTTAAATGTCATTAA
- a CDS encoding 2Fe-2S iron-sulfur cluster-binding protein: MNSFYKLKTVRVQKDTNDAVNVAVEIPEELKDKFRFKQGQYLNFRMMIDGNEERRSYSICNAPSEKSNTLEVLVKLLENGKVSGYFNEHLHMDEVLEVMPPMGGFNTSYHPTNVKTYVGLAAGSGISPVLSNIKESLYQEPNSNAYLFYSNRSMNHVMKKTEIDKLVETFNGRLKVVYLVSREQHEDPIFEGRISPEKLDHLFERYADIDVKESTFFICGPSEMIKGIADYLKKDKKVPAIQVLFEYFTAPDEENSEEMSDEFKAIANLESMVTVIIDDDEYSFHLNSKKESILDKALKDNLPVPFACKGGVCCTCKAQVLEGEVFMEKNFALTEDEVARGFVLTCQCHPTTNVVMLNYDV, from the coding sequence ATGAATTCATTTTATAAATTAAAAACTGTAAGGGTTCAGAAAGATACCAACGACGCAGTCAATGTAGCCGTTGAAATTCCTGAGGAACTGAAGGATAAATTCAGATTCAAGCAGGGGCAGTATCTTAACTTCAGAATGATGATCGACGGAAACGAAGAGAGACGTTCTTATTCTATCTGCAATGCTCCGAGTGAAAAAAGCAACACGCTGGAAGTATTGGTTAAGCTTTTAGAAAATGGAAAAGTTTCAGGTTATTTCAACGAGCATCTTCACATGGATGAAGTTCTTGAAGTGATGCCTCCGATGGGCGGTTTTAATACATCTTATCACCCGACAAACGTAAAAACTTATGTTGGTTTGGCGGCGGGAAGCGGAATTTCTCCGGTTTTATCAAATATCAAAGAAAGTCTTTATCAAGAGCCTAATTCAAACGCTTATCTGTTCTACAGCAACAGAAGTATGAATCATGTGATGAAAAAGACTGAAATCGATAAATTGGTTGAAACTTTTAACGGAAGACTGAAAGTTGTTTATTTAGTAAGCCGTGAGCAGCATGAAGATCCGATTTTTGAAGGAAGAATTTCTCCTGAAAAATTAGATCATTTATTTGAAAGATATGCAGATATTGATGTTAAAGAATCTACATTCTTCATTTGCGGACCTTCAGAAATGATTAAAGGGATTGCAGATTATTTAAAGAAAGATAAAAAAGTACCTGCTATTCAGGTTTTATTTGAATATTTCACCGCGCCTGACGAAGAAAATTCTGAGGAAATGAGCGATGAATTCAAGGCAATTGCTAACTTAGAAAGTATGGTAACGGTGATCATCGATGATGATGAATATTCGTTTCACCTTAATTCTAAAAAAGAGAGTATCTTAGATAAAGCATTGAAAGACAATCTTCCTGTACCTTTTGCATGCAAAGGAGGGGTTTGTTGTACGTGTAAAGCGCAGGTTTTGGAAGGGGAAGTTTTCATGGAGAAAAATTTCGCGCTTACCGAAGACGAGGTAGCAAGAGGATTTGTTCTTACTTGCCAATGTCACCCGACAACCAATGTGGTGATGCTTAATTATGATGTATAA
- the paaC gene encoding 1,2-phenylacetyl-CoA epoxidase subunit PaaC — translation MSALFNYLLKFADDSFIMGQRLSAWCGEGPYLEEDIALTNIALDELGQANNFYVYASRVADNGKSEDDLAFLRYEHEYVNAHWVELPNEDYAQTILKVYIFAVYQKLMYEALSNSADEELFALAQKSLKEVRYHYTHAASWMKIFAQGTEESKARLVKSLENIWEYSKGLFAKVEGEDDLIALNIAPNVDALYEDFLSITKKDFADFGLEYPTNPFMQPKSRTGYHTEYFGFMLCELQYMQRAYPGCTW, via the coding sequence ATGAGCGCACTATTCAATTATTTATTAAAGTTTGCTGACGACAGTTTCATCATGGGACAGAGATTGTCTGCGTGGTGCGGTGAAGGTCCTTATTTAGAGGAAGATATTGCATTAACAAACATCGCATTAGACGAGCTTGGACAAGCAAACAACTTTTATGTTTATGCTTCAAGAGTTGCCGATAACGGTAAAAGTGAAGATGATTTAGCATTTTTAAGATACGAGCACGAATACGTAAATGCGCATTGGGTTGAACTTCCGAATGAAGATTATGCGCAGACGATTCTTAAAGTGTATATTTTCGCAGTGTATCAGAAATTGATGTACGAGGCATTGTCAAATTCTGCAGATGAAGAACTTTTTGCTCTTGCTCAAAAATCTTTGAAAGAAGTAAGGTATCATTATACTCACGCTGCATCTTGGATGAAAATTTTCGCTCAGGGAACAGAAGAAAGTAAAGCTCGTTTGGTGAAATCTCTTGAAAATATCTGGGAATATTCAAAAGGTTTATTCGCAAAAGTGGAAGGAGAAGATGATTTAATTGCTTTAAACATCGCTCCAAATGTTGATGCGTTGTATGAAGATTTTCTTTCTATTACCAAAAAAGATTTTGCAGATTTCGGTTTAGAATATCCGACAAATCCTTTTATGCAACCAAAATCAAGAACAGGTTATCATACAGAATATTTCGGATTTATGCTTTGCGAATTGCAATATATGCAAAGAGCGTATCCTGGTTGTACGTGGTAA
- the paaB gene encoding 1,2-phenylacetyl-CoA epoxidase subunit PaaB codes for MANLDMWEVFIQTKPGLSHKHVGIVQAPTAEMALQNARDVYTRRKEGTSVWVVPSKYIVTSEGIDKEAFFDPADDKLYRHPTFYDIPNDVKNM; via the coding sequence ATGGCAAATTTAGATATGTGGGAAGTGTTTATTCAGACTAAACCGGGATTATCTCACAAACACGTTGGAATAGTACAGGCGCCAACAGCAGAAATGGCTTTGCAGAACGCAAGAGACGTTTATACAAGAAGAAAAGAAGGAACTTCCGTTTGGGTTGTACCAAGTAAATATATTGTGACTTCAGAAGGAATTGATAAAGAAGCATTCTTCGATCCGGCTGATGATAAATTGTACCGTCACCCGACGTTCTACGATATTCCTAACGATGTAAAAAACATGTAA
- a CDS encoding right-handed parallel beta-helix repeat-containing protein, with translation MTNCNSLKFPSTCQESTLTKTFHNTGEIIRYQEIDPISTSLLDDVVLKQENGKYYKAIYTENTINIEWYRCTYPTDLTNGTGDKVMLTKAINTAAYLGATLRFDAKEYIVNEQLSFDGISCFKLLGDKQHTLIKPSTNDRVEGFYLSFNDCHNFIIEGLRFDQNKRNLPVYNSDDNAASPAPKEFNGSIYITESSNIEITDCSFFDLYNRAVNIYSCHRGHILVRNNLFESGVQEQKYVMEHLVIAQSRYAEVVIENNSFKNAENTNPDHGVVAIFAFDLGEFKSVLVNNNYFEYCGRNHAGGHRLYAIDFYDNVNNFIISNNIFENMIWGVIRFDGTRKNGIISNNIIHQLIADEDGMIMSSSREEPKYNQTEFKNISINNNILDSSSEFSHGITIQGLSPFCAAENIEISHNKMYNLRYGVKIHGDVSVVSINNNQVMNLIGIGIEIDGFKRGYDTSLLQSNNVEKIYINDNHLNGRKEAQFVGFIGVQVNGLSGNHTFMGRMRINDNFISGNSKGSGVTINIINVEPLVTVSSLDDRIAISSNEINNVKYGLFLRCHENFVKDNIFYDCVQPFLEDYTDNIKVGNYHNNLPI, from the coding sequence ATGACAAATTGCAACAGCCTGAAATTTCCATCAACATGTCAGGAATCCACTCTTACTAAAACATTTCACAATACCGGAGAAATTATCCGTTATCAAGAAATAGACCCTATTAGTACTAGCTTACTAGATGATGTTGTTCTGAAACAAGAAAATGGGAAATATTATAAAGCCATTTATACAGAGAATACCATTAATATAGAATGGTACAGATGTACTTATCCCACTGATTTAACAAATGGGACCGGAGATAAAGTCATGCTAACTAAAGCAATTAATACTGCAGCATATTTAGGAGCAACTTTAAGATTTGATGCGAAAGAATATATTGTTAATGAACAATTAAGTTTTGATGGTATTTCCTGTTTTAAACTTTTGGGGGATAAGCAACACACACTAATTAAGCCTAGTACAAATGATCGTGTCGAAGGATTTTATTTAAGTTTTAATGACTGTCATAATTTCATTATTGAAGGACTTAGATTTGACCAAAATAAAAGGAATTTACCTGTTTATAATTCTGACGATAATGCAGCTTCCCCAGCACCAAAAGAATTTAACGGTAGTATTTATATAACAGAATCAAGCAATATTGAAATTACAGATTGTAGTTTTTTTGATTTATATAATCGTGCTGTAAATATCTATTCTTGCCATAGAGGACATATATTAGTTCGTAATAATCTTTTTGAAAGTGGAGTGCAAGAACAAAAATATGTAATGGAACACTTAGTTATAGCGCAATCTCGTTATGCAGAAGTCGTTATAGAAAATAATTCCTTCAAAAATGCAGAGAACACAAATCCGGATCATGGTGTTGTTGCAATTTTTGCTTTTGATCTTGGTGAGTTTAAATCAGTTTTAGTAAATAATAACTACTTTGAATATTGTGGAAGAAACCATGCCGGAGGACACAGGCTCTATGCAATAGATTTTTATGATAATGTGAATAATTTTATCATTTCTAATAATATTTTTGAAAATATGATTTGGGGTGTTATTAGATTTGACGGAACCAGAAAAAATGGAATTATTAGTAATAATATTATTCATCAATTAATTGCCGACGAAGATGGAATGATTATGTCCTCCTCTAGAGAAGAACCCAAATATAATCAAACAGAATTTAAGAATATAAGTATAAATAATAATATTTTAGATTCATCTAGTGAATTTAGCCATGGAATTACGATACAAGGATTATCCCCTTTTTGTGCAGCAGAAAATATTGAAATTTCCCATAATAAAATGTATAATTTAAGATATGGAGTTAAAATTCATGGTGATGTAAGTGTTGTATCGATTAATAATAACCAAGTAATGAATCTTATAGGTATAGGTATAGAAATTGACGGATTTAAAAGAGGTTATGATACTTCACTTCTACAATCTAATAATGTAGAAAAAATTTATATTAATGATAATCATCTTAATGGAAGAAAAGAGGCACAGTTTGTTGGCTTTATTGGGGTTCAGGTAAATGGCCTATCAGGAAATCATACTTTTATGGGGCGAATGCGTATAAATGATAATTTTATTTCAGGGAATAGCAAAGGAAGTGGTGTTACTATAAATATAATTAATGTTGAACCTTTAGTAACAGTAAGTTCTCTTGATGATAGGATTGCCATATCAAGTAATGAAATAAATAATGTTAAATATGGTCTATTTTTAAGATGTCATGAAAATTTTGTAAAAGACAATATCTTTTATGATTGTGTACAACCATTTTTAGAAGATTATACTGATAACATTAAAGTAGGTAATTATCACAATAATCTTCCTATATAA